From the Cryptomeria japonica chromosome 2, Sugi_1.0, whole genome shotgun sequence genome, one window contains:
- the LOC131046329 gene encoding transcription factor MYB13-like gives MGRAPCCDKIGVKKGPWSPQEDRILIDFIRMNGHQNWRALPKQAGLLRCGKSCRLRWVNYLRPEIRHGNFTSEEEETIIKLHQLLGNRWSSIASRLPGRTDNEVKNVWNTHLK, from the exons ATGGGCCGAGCTCCCTGCTGTGATAAAATTGGAGTAAAGAAAGGTCCATGGTCTCCTCAAGAAGATCGAATACTCATTGATTTCATTCGTATGAATGGCCATCAGAACTGGCGTGCACTGCCTAAGCAAGCAG GACTGTTAAGATGCGGTAAAAGCTGTCGTCTAAGGTGGGTTAATTACCTCAGACCAGAAATTAGACATGGGAATTTCACTTCTGAAGAGGAAGAGACTATTATTAAGCTTCATCAACTTCTGGGCAACAG GTGGTCTTCCATTGCCTCACGCCTACCTGGAAGAACAGATAATGAGGTAAAGAACGTGTGGAATACTCATTTAAAGTAG
- the LOC131046299 gene encoding transcription factor MYB13-like: protein MGRAPCCDKNRVKKGPWSPQEDQILIDFIRMNGHENWRALPKQAGLLRCGKSCRLRWVNYLRPEVKLGNFSFEEEETIIKLHQLMGNRWSAIASRLPGRTDNEIKNVWNTHLKKQVSRMGIDPVTNHSTSPSAGHIEKSPSMEKGNLDLIQAKALADSPATISNSSDTLYDSHNLSSGILSSINSIHSEVINGGSSSSLGWLESSCIDSFAGPIGYNQQPPDIEDGASNIENQYYATSLFHFRLSRRWFLELHGWCSQRSSFVQRYRVAE from the exons ATGGGCCGAGCTCCATGCTGTGATAAAAACAGAGTAAAGAAAGGTCCATGGTCTCCTCAAGAAGATCAAATCCTCATTGATTTTATTCGCATGAATGGCCATGAGAACTGGCGCGCACTGCCTAAGCAAGCAG GACTCCTAAGATGCGGTAAAAGCTGTCGTCTAAGGTGGGTTAATTACCTCAGACCAGAGGTTAAACTTGGAAATTTTAGTTTTGAAGAGGAAGAGACTATTATTAAGCTTCATCAACTTATGGGCAACAG GTGGTCGGCCATTGCCTCACGCCTGCCTGGAAGAACAGATAACGAGATAAAGAACGTGTGGAATACCCATTTGAAGAAGCAGGTTTCCCGCATGGGAATCGATCCTGTAACAAATCATTCAACGTCGCCCAGCGCGGGGCACATTGAGAAAAGTCCATCAATGGAGAAGGGCAATTTAGATCTAATTCAAGCAAAAGCTTTGGCTGATTCGCCAGCCACAATCTCTAATTCTTCCGACACATTGTATGATTCACACAATCTGTCAAGCGGAATCCTTTCATCGATAAATAGTATACATAGTGAGGTTATAAATGGGGGGTCAAGTTCAAGTTTAGGTTGGCTTGAATCGAGTTGTATAGATTCATTTGCTGGGCCAATTGGGTATAATCAACAGCCACCAGATATTGAAGATGGCGCATCTAATATTGAAAATCAGTATTATGCTACCTCGCTATTTCACTTCAGACTATCTAGAAGATGGTTTCTTGAGCTGCATGGATGGTGCAGTCAAAGATCCTCATTTGTTCAAAGATATAGAGTTGCAGAGTAA